The following proteins come from a genomic window of Vibrio vulnificus NBRC 15645 = ATCC 27562:
- a CDS encoding DMT family transporter, whose amino-acid sequence MHTLDKSILYMLLSTLSLSVTGLISKYLVDIVPIEWFSFLRFALPAVLLLALLRITKIKIPNKAEMKPLLGRALCIALCQLFFLWSLQHLSLVESVVLFATGPLFMPLLERLFFKTSVSKLTIAALVATFVGVILLAGKEGEFSLRLELLAGLAGGVFNSGSQLTLYRASKSALSPKEINFWTFSLAALLLLPVLVFVDIAASEATATLQTWLSLPVAIALLTISCLIINTQVNRAKAYRLANSGSQLAPLIFTNLLFTSAWQWLFFDESFSLWQITGLGLIIFATMLNVLWPMIMSRPPFLKQRQA is encoded by the coding sequence ATGCACACATTAGACAAATCTATCTTGTATATGCTCCTGTCGACATTGAGTTTATCGGTGACAGGTCTGATTTCCAAATATTTAGTCGATATTGTTCCTATCGAATGGTTTAGCTTTTTACGCTTTGCCTTGCCAGCCGTTTTACTATTGGCTCTATTAAGAATAACTAAAATAAAAATACCCAATAAGGCGGAAATGAAACCCTTGCTCGGCCGCGCGCTGTGTATCGCCCTCTGCCAACTCTTTTTCCTTTGGTCGCTTCAACATCTGAGTTTGGTGGAAAGCGTGGTGCTCTTTGCTACTGGCCCATTGTTTATGCCGTTGCTTGAGCGTCTCTTTTTCAAAACCAGTGTGTCGAAATTGACGATAGCGGCGTTGGTGGCGACGTTTGTCGGCGTAATATTATTGGCAGGGAAAGAAGGGGAGTTCTCATTAAGGCTCGAATTGCTGGCGGGTTTGGCAGGGGGAGTGTTCAACTCGGGATCTCAACTGACGCTCTATCGAGCCAGTAAGAGTGCGCTGTCACCCAAGGAGATTAACTTCTGGACATTCAGCTTGGCCGCCTTGTTGCTCCTGCCTGTTTTGGTGTTTGTCGATATCGCAGCGTCAGAGGCAACAGCAACGTTGCAAACTTGGCTCAGTTTGCCAGTGGCTATCGCTTTGCTGACGATTTCTTGTTTGATCATCAATACCCAAGTGAACAGAGCTAAAGCGTACCGGCTAGCGAACAGCGGCTCTCAGTTAGCCCCATTGATTTTTACCAATTTACTGTTTACCTCGGCTTGGCAATGGCTGTTTTTTGATGAGTCGTTTTCTCTTTGGCAAATCACCGGTTTGGGATTGATCATTTTCGCCACCATGCTCAACGTACTTTGGCCGATGATCATGTCGCGTCCTCCGTTTCTAAAACAGAGGCAGGCGTAA
- a CDS encoding SRPBCC family protein produces MLTLNYHVEIDATPEKVWQVLTDLELYKQWAKAFSPHSQFDGVWQEGEDIKFFDPDMGGTRAVIDAIEPQQRIELHHVAIFNPEHVQDIDSDVAMKWIGSTESYQLRPKDGKLLLMVTITTHSDFVSMFNHGWEKALPLIKALSEE; encoded by the coding sequence ATGCTGACATTGAATTATCATGTTGAAATCGACGCGACACCGGAGAAAGTGTGGCAAGTGCTGACGGATCTGGAACTGTATAAACAGTGGGCGAAAGCGTTTTCTCCTCACTCGCAATTTGACGGCGTCTGGCAAGAAGGGGAAGACATCAAGTTCTTTGACCCAGACATGGGAGGCACGCGTGCGGTGATTGACGCGATTGAACCGCAGCAGCGGATCGAACTTCATCATGTTGCCATCTTTAACCCAGAACATGTTCAAGACATAGACAGCGATGTTGCCATGAAATGGATTGGTTCGACGGAAAGCTACCAACTTCGCCCTAAAGATGGAAAACTGCTGTTGATGGTGACGATCACCACGCACAGCGATTTTGTTTCCATGTTCAATCATGGTTGGGAAAAGGCGCTGCCCCTGATAAAAGCGCTGAGTGAAGAGTAA
- a CDS encoding HD domain-containing phosphohydrolase, protein MKKQRYPLSIHITSLFLVLTTVVGIVLITISYNHSQTLLTKSAEGLSNEHAHKLESAFQTSVGPILTTLDFMAVSAFLDEYNNENKLKPWLSALAHIFEENPNLVALYHASESGTFTQYRMLNSPTIRQSFSAPANALFLINNTHVDGTNEFIFLDSQFERMDYKKTNDNTFDPRVRPWFINAEMDGEIRLTEPYFFYFLKTNGVTLSRRSVNGQYVVGADFTLATLSNQLEQLAYSDRTRLALLDKEGRLLAQHQVGIDIQADVSEQQQVLKTSIFASLLAKVGYPTTLFETATFNGLDWSITMTPVFLTDKVQLSLAEASPTDEILADLLSMRDKQVLTAILLLAICFCVVWLVANRLSKPLINLVYLTDNIARFNFKKTRYPQSMIKEVSNLTSSIELMEHTLHDLLRLLRDTAGNQEFEVLAKTIAHQAYLVTKAETILLYIQSEEEKKLILAANHAIIPFKVDINDFVNETPWLMAQLKEGDTIHLDRSTNALKRHQDTIFNSDIFLFPLLNREKQLVGIVTVGYERPPSETELAKHAFLRELLSFAEIAKDNIDQMQQQKEMLNAFIELIASAIDTKSPYTGGHCQRVPQLVTWLTEVVEKDNKYFPSFKVNAKQWEEIRLAAWMHDCGKVTTPEYVVDKATKLETIYDRIHEVRMRFELLKLQGEVDYWRARSQGEDPDAAKAHLTMLHRQLDDEFAFVARCNAGGESMAEADIEKLNTIANRQWKRTLDDQLGVSWIEQQRHRNKPELPVMEPLLADKDVHKVPWEAGFHPSQHWQQAYVLKPGAYKYDRGELHNLTVRYGTLTDEERFIINDHIIQTQIMLNRLPYPEHLKNIPEIAGGHHERMDGKGYPLGLHEEELSVPARIMAIADVFEALTSADRPYKKGKTLAESLEIMTNMATSGHIDPKIYLLFLIQKVDQKYASAFVNRSQLSEIDRESHIERVKNYMRNQF, encoded by the coding sequence ATGAAGAAACAACGTTACCCGCTGAGTATTCATATCACGAGTCTGTTTTTAGTGCTGACAACGGTTGTTGGTATTGTTCTGATCACCATCAGCTACAACCACTCGCAAACCTTGTTGACCAAAAGTGCCGAAGGGTTGAGTAACGAGCACGCTCACAAACTGGAATCGGCGTTTCAAACCTCTGTTGGTCCAATTTTAACCACGTTGGATTTTATGGCTGTGAGTGCTTTTCTTGATGAATACAACAATGAGAACAAGCTAAAACCGTGGTTAAGCGCTCTGGCCCATATTTTTGAAGAAAATCCCAATTTGGTCGCACTGTATCACGCATCTGAAAGCGGGACTTTCACCCAATATCGTATGCTGAATTCGCCCACCATCCGCCAAAGTTTTTCCGCTCCAGCGAACGCGCTTTTCCTGATTAATAATACCCATGTGGATGGCACCAACGAGTTCATCTTTCTCGACAGCCAGTTTGAACGAATGGACTACAAAAAGACCAATGACAACACATTTGATCCTCGAGTGAGACCTTGGTTTATCAACGCCGAAATGGACGGCGAGATCAGACTGACAGAGCCATATTTTTTTTACTTTCTAAAAACCAACGGGGTGACGCTTTCTCGACGCTCGGTGAATGGGCAATACGTGGTGGGAGCCGACTTCACTTTGGCCACCTTATCAAACCAGCTTGAACAGCTCGCTTATTCAGATCGAACTCGCCTTGCCTTGCTCGATAAAGAGGGACGTTTACTGGCGCAGCACCAAGTTGGCATAGACATTCAAGCCGATGTCAGCGAACAGCAACAAGTGCTTAAAACCAGTATTTTTGCCTCGCTGCTCGCAAAGGTTGGCTACCCGACCACCCTATTTGAAACCGCCACCTTCAACGGCTTGGATTGGTCAATCACCATGACGCCGGTTTTTCTCACTGACAAAGTGCAGCTTTCACTGGCGGAAGCCTCACCCACCGATGAGATCTTGGCGGATCTGCTCTCGATGCGTGACAAACAAGTGCTCACGGCGATTCTTCTACTTGCCATCTGTTTTTGTGTGGTGTGGCTAGTGGCCAATCGGCTTTCAAAGCCCCTTATCAATCTTGTGTATCTGACAGACAACATCGCACGCTTTAACTTTAAGAAAACACGTTATCCTCAGAGCATGATCAAAGAGGTCTCTAACCTCACCAGCTCCATTGAATTGATGGAACACACACTGCACGATTTATTGCGATTATTGCGTGATACCGCTGGTAACCAAGAGTTTGAAGTGTTAGCCAAAACCATTGCGCACCAAGCGTATTTGGTGACCAAAGCTGAAACCATCTTGCTCTACATTCAGTCGGAAGAAGAGAAAAAGCTGATTTTGGCCGCCAATCACGCCATCATCCCATTTAAGGTCGACATCAATGATTTCGTTAATGAAACCCCTTGGTTGATGGCACAACTCAAGGAGGGCGATACCATCCACCTTGATCGCTCCACCAATGCGTTAAAACGTCATCAGGACACGATTTTTAACTCAGATATTTTTCTTTTTCCGCTCCTTAATCGTGAAAAACAATTGGTCGGCATTGTCACTGTGGGCTATGAGCGCCCACCCAGTGAAACAGAGCTCGCCAAGCACGCATTCTTGCGTGAGCTACTCAGTTTTGCCGAAATCGCCAAAGACAATATTGACCAAATGCAGCAACAAAAAGAGATGCTCAACGCCTTCATCGAGCTCATTGCCTCTGCGATCGATACCAAATCGCCCTACACTGGCGGGCATTGTCAACGCGTTCCACAGTTAGTGACTTGGCTGACGGAAGTGGTGGAGAAAGACAACAAATACTTCCCTAGCTTTAAAGTGAATGCCAAACAATGGGAAGAAATCAGACTCGCGGCATGGATGCACGACTGTGGCAAGGTCACCACACCAGAATACGTGGTGGATAAAGCAACAAAACTGGAAACCATTTACGATCGCATTCATGAAGTTCGTATGCGTTTTGAATTGCTCAAACTGCAAGGGGAAGTGGACTATTGGCGTGCACGCAGCCAAGGGGAAGATCCCGATGCGGCAAAAGCACACCTCACCATGCTCCATCGTCAGTTGGATGACGAATTTGCTTTTGTGGCCCGCTGTAATGCGGGGGGTGAGTCAATGGCCGAAGCGGACATTGAAAAACTCAACACAATTGCCAATCGCCAGTGGAAGCGAACGCTTGATGATCAACTGGGTGTTTCTTGGATTGAACAGCAACGGCACCGCAACAAACCTGAATTACCCGTGATGGAGCCACTGCTGGCAGATAAAGATGTGCACAAAGTGCCATGGGAAGCAGGATTCCACCCAAGCCAACACTGGCAGCAAGCGTATGTACTCAAGCCGGGAGCGTACAAGTACGATCGTGGCGAGCTGCATAACCTGACGGTTCGCTACGGCACGCTCACGGATGAAGAGCGCTTTATCATTAATGATCACATCATCCAGACGCAAATTATGCTTAATCGCCTACCTTACCCTGAGCATTTAAAAAACATCCCTGAAATCGCCGGGGGGCACCATGAGCGAATGGATGGTAAAGGCTACCCACTCGGTCTTCATGAGGAAGAGCTCTCCGTACCCGCACGTATTATGGCCATTGCGGATGTCTTTGAAGCGCTCACCTCTGCGGATCGCCCTTACAAGAAAGGCAAGACATTAGCAGAATCGCTGGAGATCATGACCAATATGGCAACATCAGGGCATATTGATCCTAAGATCTATCTCTTGTTCTTAATCCAAAAAGTGGACCAGAAATACGCCAGCGCATTTGTTAACCGCAGCCAGTTGTCTGAGATAGACCGAGAGTCGCACATTGAGCGGGTGAAAAACTACATGCGCAACCAGTTCTGA
- a CDS encoding LysR substrate-binding domain-containing protein codes for MRKQVPLKSLYAFVAVAETGSMTEAASLLHVSHSAISQAVKSLETQVNRPLFERVGRHVRLNNHGKKYYKQVAPALEQIVKATEELAQSNDIGRITLNMVNSLALHWWIPRLDDLQQFAPNLDVRLSNLTGIFHLEQQGVDVALVHGSPDEWQDYYCEKLSDDELILVCSPELLAHQPSVPELLTQSRIITVTNERRKNDWDIWCQAQQFPLPKTDKHLQFLVSVQAVQATIRRLGVLVTHKLFVKDDIDAGLLTQVGTSVVNPDLAFYWVCHPSKLKNESVLTLRNWIRNDFIPK; via the coding sequence ATGAGAAAACAAGTACCACTCAAATCTCTCTATGCTTTTGTGGCGGTGGCAGAAACGGGCAGTATGACCGAAGCGGCCAGTCTGCTTCATGTTAGCCATTCTGCAATCAGCCAAGCGGTCAAATCACTAGAAACTCAGGTCAATCGGCCACTGTTTGAAAGAGTGGGCCGACACGTTCGCTTAAACAATCATGGTAAGAAATATTACAAACAAGTCGCGCCAGCACTAGAACAGATTGTAAAAGCAACCGAAGAGTTGGCGCAGTCCAATGACATAGGACGAATAACTCTCAACATGGTGAACTCCCTCGCTCTGCACTGGTGGATCCCACGTTTGGATGACTTACAACAATTTGCGCCAAACCTGGATGTTCGGCTCTCCAATTTGACGGGCATTTTTCATCTTGAGCAACAAGGAGTCGACGTAGCACTGGTTCATGGTAGCCCTGATGAATGGCAAGATTACTACTGTGAAAAACTCAGTGACGATGAACTGATTCTGGTTTGTAGCCCAGAGTTACTTGCTCATCAACCTTCTGTGCCCGAGCTGCTGACCCAATCGCGCATCATCACCGTAACGAATGAGCGGAGAAAAAACGATTGGGATATTTGGTGCCAGGCGCAGCAGTTCCCACTACCTAAAACCGATAAGCACTTGCAGTTTTTAGTTTCGGTTCAGGCGGTTCAAGCAACCATACGACGACTGGGTGTACTAGTGACCCATAAACTGTTCGTCAAAGATGACATTGATGCCGGGCTGCTCACGCAAGTCGGCACGAGTGTAGTGAATCCTGATCTCGCTTTCTATTGGGTGTGCCATCCTAGCAAACTCAAAAACGAAAGTGTTTTAACGCTGCGCAATTGGATCAGGAATG
- a CDS encoding phosphatase yields MELKIDTHSHTYASGHAYSTLIENARSAKENGLAMFCTTDHAESMPGAPHYWFFANQRVLPRFLEGVAILRGVEANILNTEGEIDLPLSVDPNLDWAIASFHEPVFAPSNKEAHTQALLNVIQGGRIDALGHLGNPHFDFDFHAVLHCAKEHNVAIEINNSTLKGHSRVGSVERCYEIARVGKALGAYFTTGSDAHFCQDVGKLDLASELLDSVGIDSHRVITHSPSQFLDFLELRGRGPIDELASLRQ; encoded by the coding sequence ATGGAACTGAAGATCGACACGCACAGTCATACTTATGCGAGTGGCCACGCCTATAGCACGCTGATTGAAAATGCGCGTAGCGCAAAAGAAAACGGCTTGGCCATGTTTTGTACCACTGACCACGCAGAATCCATGCCAGGCGCGCCTCACTATTGGTTTTTCGCCAACCAGCGTGTATTGCCTCGTTTCCTCGAAGGCGTGGCGATTTTACGTGGCGTGGAAGCCAATATTCTCAATACCGAAGGCGAGATTGATCTCCCTCTTAGCGTGGACCCCAACTTGGATTGGGCGATCGCCAGTTTCCACGAGCCTGTTTTTGCGCCGTCCAACAAAGAAGCGCACACCCAAGCATTGCTCAATGTGATTCAAGGTGGCCGAATCGATGCGTTGGGGCATTTAGGTAACCCTCATTTTGACTTTGATTTCCATGCCGTACTTCACTGTGCCAAAGAGCATAACGTGGCCATCGAGATCAATAACTCCACTCTGAAAGGGCACAGCCGAGTCGGCAGTGTGGAGCGTTGCTACGAGATTGCACGCGTAGGCAAAGCACTTGGCGCCTATTTTACCACGGGCAGTGATGCTCATTTCTGTCAGGATGTTGGCAAGTTAGATCTTGCTAGCGAGCTACTGGACTCTGTCGGTATTGATTCACATCGTGTGATTACACATAGCCCATCGCAATTTCTCGATTTTCTTGAGTTAAGGGGCAGGGGGCCTATCGACGAGTTGGCGTCATTACGTCAGTGA
- a CDS encoding cytochrome b562: protein MKLSKVLLGSALVMVSFTGFANQESKVDLKANMKEMKLEFRQAAEAQDIESMQAAVNQLRSLVANSKTGEYAPEKNDLYHEGFNKLTVALDKVNGELEQGNLEAAKQALVEVDELRKEYHEKKKTSIWGKLFG, encoded by the coding sequence ATGAAGTTAAGTAAAGTATTGTTAGGCTCAGCATTGGTGATGGTCTCTTTTACTGGGTTTGCCAACCAAGAAAGCAAAGTGGATTTAAAAGCCAACATGAAAGAGATGAAGTTGGAATTTCGTCAAGCTGCGGAAGCTCAGGATATTGAGTCTATGCAAGCGGCTGTCAACCAATTGCGCTCGCTGGTGGCAAACTCAAAAACCGGCGAATACGCACCGGAGAAAAACGACTTGTATCATGAAGGCTTTAACAAGCTGACAGTGGCGCTTGATAAAGTGAATGGTGAGCTTGAACAGGGAAATCTTGAGGCTGCCAAGCAAGCTCTGGTTGAAGTGGATGAGTTGCGTAAAGAGTACCACGAGAAGAAGAAAACCAGCATTTGGGGCAAATTGTTTGGTTAA